The nucleotide window ATCTCTGCTGAAAAAACGACGATATACAACGTCATACAAAATGAGATACACACCAATGCCCAAAAATACGGTCGAAAGAAAAATAACAGAATGGTGGTTACTGAAAGGCAAAACAGAAACAACACTTACACCAATCAATAGCAAACATGCCAAACGGTATTATTCCAATAGTCATTAATCAACTGGTGACGTGTTGCCGTTGCAGGCCAATTTGCATATAACTAGCATTGTTAGTCGTGGGTCTGAGAAAATTGTTTGTAGATGTAATGGTAGTTAACGGGAGAATCAAATGTAAAAAAGGATTGCAGCCGCCTCTGGATTTAAAGCCGCTCAATGGACTAACAGGTAGCCACCCCTGATCTACAGCAAGTTTGAGCATTTGCTTTAAAATCTTTACATACTTCATGGCAGTGTTGCTGCCCATTTTTTTAGTAGTAGTGAGATAATGCTCAAAATCCGGGGCAAACGAAAATTTGATTTCCTCCAAAGGCTTATCCGACACATGGAAATAGTGTTTAAGAAACGCTACCACCTTGTCTTTAGTGATCTCAAAACGTTTGAGCGTTCTTTCTGATTTCGTTTTCGCCTTTACCTTCTCGCCAAACCGCCTGTTATGGAAGTCTATGGCTTCGCACAAGGTTCTTTTATGCTCAATGATGCCCAAAAAAGAATTTTTCAAGCCTTGCGCCGTTACTGGCTTCCCGCTTGTAACCGATAGGCTGTAATGCTTTTGCAGATCGGATTTCAGGGTGATCAACTGGCGATTGATTGCTTTTGCTTCTTCGGAGTTACCTTTTACACACTGTCCCGCTGCGCTCCATGATTCAGGGTTGACATACTGGTAGGTGGAGAGTTCAGCGCGTTTGTTGCCAACAGTCAGACGAAGATAGATAGCGGGTTTGCTGTTTTTGCAGCGGCTCCTGTTAAGCCATAGTAAGATAG belongs to Chitinophaga sp. HK235 and includes:
- a CDS encoding phage integrase SAM-like domain and Arm DNA-binding domain-containing protein, which produces MKKGHLSFSILLWLNRSRCKNSKPAIYLRLTVGNKRAELSTYQYVNPESWSAAGQCVKGNSEEAKAINRQLITLKSDLQKHYSLSVTSGKPVTAQGLKNSFLGIIEHKRTLCEAIDFHNRRFGEKVKAKTKSERTLKRFEITKDKVVAFLKHYFHVSDKPLEEIKFSFAPDFEHYLTTTKKMGSNTAMKYVKILKQMLKLAVDQGWLPVSPLSGFKSRGGCNPFLHLILPLTTITSTNNFLRPTTNNASYMQIGLQRQHVTS